The following are encoded in a window of Dysidea avara chromosome 4, odDysAvar1.4, whole genome shotgun sequence genomic DNA:
- the LOC136252114 gene encoding uncharacterized protein: MWLTKLTIIACLLLATGYAQRTRPMRRPATQAPNPEAKPVESGCLAELQAQQDLKIQFNLPRRFLVVARKRSNRMFGRTFDNLNGQGKITAAGDGYNSTNIISVVITTNEGAEQILKNLNVERVEEDNPMCVDILKPDSETETGNGRSQRSFEPDEICWNIDLLDERSLSLDGDYCPPVQGNGVDVYILDSGIRYSHQVFGGRASFGGYDEFGGRGDDDHGHGTHCAGLAAGRLTGVAWGARVYSIKVLNSQVRGNFSNVINGIDHVISRARSTGRRSVISMSFIGPITPAVNDAIREAVANNIVVVTAAGNFRQDSCGFSPSNSPDVINVGAIQEAEDPDSRTPGHQLYWFNSRSNSPGSNYGRCVDILAPGQWIRSASHMSDRDRVSMSGTSMACPTVAGAVALLLQRFPNYTPAQIKRQLQDEATQGAINMRTYRGSFLPTIIQAETTNRLVYTGKARQCAVENDPSLIATRPPCITAPPTTPPPTTPTPIPGCYFNGIFYEHNRRISQNCSSSCVCKRGTWKCQPRDCYTDYCQAYSYGHYRTFDGSQYTYLGSCDYVLAKPCDNDDFTITVTQRALDSNSVLIDRVTVTVPSQNLVIVLRGGDNQVTINGRNFAAVDGSTMSIGEVKVEWIGSYPHVTFEDRDLDIFWDDAGSVQVSASNSLRRQLCGLCGFYNGDDSDDYRMRDGTGSGIRRFARSWLTEDSSGGCRDRRLNNACSERNMNRTQRECAMLNNAPFDSCHSAVDPKVYIENCESDYCTCVRTRNRDTCSCNVMASYARACAKAGVDVSTWRDVTGCSDDCVGGRVYKECGTLCQSTCDNYQSPPSCSTDCTPTCVCPEGQVLRNGQCIETDQCDAQPKCKGDPLPSSTPFFFERFYLGELEEFIEEGRKRNRVPCHMNTYHDSQDTLFSMIFYSVPDASQYEIEHGLSTRNLNRRANELRKTHRIHNFVCYNDDRDRFRCVAVFEPVTRQQRRTEKTDLMINVPYNEYQQRLLALQDQEMQVLRRNIYSSGGDLSVNAIFRSPGYAVSLRDGIDISGLVQLIERNRERGFFLADGNARMDGDQVIYSVVFTTQRFGNCDYRVEYNLDALQLFNREQQYAKDDCHISVVIPNTGSLTPQFIAVFWCTD, translated from the exons ATGTGGCTGACTAAGTTGACGATTATAGCCTGCTTGCTACTAGCTACGGGGTATGCACAACGCACCCGACCGATGAGAAGGCCAGCAACACAGGCTCCTAACCCAGAGGCCAAACCTGTGGAGAGTGGGTGCCTTGCTGAACTACAAGCTCAGCAAGACCTTAAGATACAGTTTAACCTCCCTAGACGATTTCTGGTTGTTGCACGCAAAAGGAGTAACCGAATGTTCGGAAGGACGTTTGATAACTTAAATGGACAAGGCAAGATTACTGCAGCGGGAGATGGTTACAACAGCACTAACATAATATCCGTTGTCATCACTACCAATGAAGGAGCAGAACAG ATATTGAAAAATCTAAATGTTGAACGAGTGGAAGAAGACAACCCAATGTGTGTTGATATACTGAAACCAGACAGTGAAACAGAAACAGGTAATGGCAGAAGTCAACGATCATTTGAGCCTGATGAAATTTGCTGGAACATTGACCTCCTTGATGAGAGATCTCTATCTCTTGATGGTGATTACTGTCCTCCAGTTCAAG GAAATGGAGTAGATGTGTACATTCTCGACTCTGGTATAAGATACAGTCATCAAGTGTTTGGAGGACGTGCATCATTTGGTGGATATGATGAGTTTGGTGGTCGAGGAGATGATGATCATGGTCATGGTACTCACTGTGCAGGATTGGCTGCTGGAAGGTTAACTGGAGTAGCATGGGGAGCTAGAGTATACAG TATCAAAGTTTTGAATAGCCAAGTGAGAGGAAACTTCTCTAATGTTATTAATGGAATCGACCATGTCATCAGTCGTGCCAGAAGTACTGGAAGAAGATCAGTAATTTCAATGTCTTTTATTGGACCAATCACTCCAGCTGTTAATGATGCCATCAGAGAAGCTGTTGCTAACAACATAGTAGTTGTGACTGCTGCTGGAAACTTCCGTCAGGACTCTTGTGGATTTTCACCATCAAATTCACCAGATGTTATTAATGTGGGAGCAATACAAGAAGCTGAAGATCCAGACTCCAGAACACCTG GACACCAGTTGTATTGGTTCAATTCACGATCTAATTCTCCTGGCAGTAACTATGGACGTTGTGTGGATATACTTGCTCCAGGACAGTGGATACGAAGTGCCTCTCACAT GAGTGATAGGGATCGTGTGTCAATGAGTGGTACTTCCATGGCTTGTCCCACTGTTGCAGGAGCTGTTGCTCTGTTACTACAGAGATTTCCAAATTACACTCCTGCACAGATCAAACGACAATTACAagatgaggctacacaaggagCTATCAACATGAGAACATATCGCGGGAGTTTCCTACCAACAATAATACAAGCAGAAACTACTAACAGACTTGTCTATACTGGAAAAGCCAGACAATGTG CTGTGGAAAATGATCCATCTCTTATTGCTACCAGACCACCGTGCATTACAGCACCACCAACAACACCACCTCCTACAACACCTACACCTATACCAG gttgctatttcaatggTATTTTCTATGAACACAACAGAAGAATATCTCAGAACTGTTCATCAAGCTGTGTATGCAAACGGGGCACATGGAAATGTCAACCAAGAGATTGTTACACTGATTACTGCCAAGCTTATTCCTATGGTCACTATAGAACATTTGATGGTAGTCAGTACACTTATCTTGGAAGCTGTGATTATGTACTGGCAAAACCATGTGACAATGATGACTTCACTATAACTGTCACCCAAAGAGCTCTTGACTCAAACAGTGTATTGATTGACAGGGTCACTGTAACAGTTCCAAGTCAAAACCTTGTCATAGTGTTGAGGGGAGGTGACAATCAGGTAACAATTAATGGCAGGAACTTTGCAGCAGTTGATGGTAGCACAATGTCTATTGGAGAAGTTAAAGTAGAATGGATTGGTAGCTATCCACATGTTACCTTTGAAGACAGAGACTTAGACATCTTTTGGGATGATGCTGGTAGTGTCCAAGTTTCGGCTAGTAACAGTTTAAGAAGACAGTTGTGTGGCTTGTGTGGGTTTTACAATGGAGATGATTCTGATGATTATCGAATGAGAGATGGAACAGGCTCTGGCATTAGAAGGTTTGCTAGATCTTGGCTGACTGAAGACAGTTCAGGAGGTTGTAGGGATAGAAGGCTGAACAACGCTTGCAGTGAAAGAAATATGAATAGAACACAAAGAGAATGTGCCATGTTGAACAATGCTCCCTTTGATTCTTGTCATTCTGCTGTTGATCCTAAAGTCTACATTGAAAACTGTGAATCtgattattgtacatgtgttaggACACGTAACAGAGACACTTGTTCTTGTAATGTGATGGCTAGCTATGCCAGAGCATGTGCCAAAGCTGGAGTTGATGTGAGCACTTGGAGAGATGTAACTGGATGCT CTGATGACTGTGTTGGAGGTCGAGTGTACAAGGAGTGTGGCACTCTCTGCCAATCAACTTGTGACAACTACCAGTCACCACCATCTTGCTCAACTGATTGTACACCAACTTGTGTCTGTCCTGAAGgacaagtattgagaaatggCCAATGTATTGAGACAGATCAGTGTGATG CACAACCTAAATGTAAAGGAGATCCATTGCCATCCAGCACTCCATTTTTCTTTGAACGTTTCTACCTTGGAGAACTTGAAGAGTTCATAGAAGAAGGCAGAAAAAGAAACAGAGTTCCTTGCCACATGAACACCTACCATGATAGCCAAGACACTTTGTTCTCAATGATCTTCTACAGTGTCCCAGATGCTTCACAATATGAAATTGAACATGGGCTTAGTACAAGAAACCTAAACAGAAGAGCCAATGAGTTAAGGAAGACACACAGAATACACAACTTTGTTTGCTATAATGATGACAGAGATAGATTCCGTTGTGTGGCTGTGTTTGAGCCTGTTACAAGACAACAACGGAGAACAGAAAAGACTGACCTTATGATCAATGTGCCTTATAATGAATATCAACAAAGATTACTCGCTCTGCAGGACCAGGAGATGCAGGTCCTTCGTCGTAACATTTATTCTTCTGGTGGAGATCTCTCTGTCAATGCCATCTTCAGGAGTCCAGGCTATGCTGTCTCCCTTCGTGATGGCATTGATATAAGTGGCTTAGTTCAGTTGATAGAAAGAAACAGGGAACGCGGGTTCTTCCTTGCTGATGGAAATGCTCGTATGGATGGAGACCAAGTCATATACTCAGTTGTGTTTACTACTCAGAGATTTGGTAACTGTGATTACAGAGTGGAATACAATCTTGATGCCTTGCAGTTGTTTAACAGAGAGCAGCAATATGCCAAAGATGATTGCCACATCTCAGTCGTCATCCCTAACACAGGAAGTCTCACTCCTCAATTTATTGCTGTCTTCTGGTGTACTGACTAA
- the LOC136252116 gene encoding uncharacterized protein, which yields MWLTKLTIITCLLIATGYAQRTRPTRRPATQAPETNSAESGCLAELQAQQELMIQSNLPRPFLVVARKGSSRMFGRTFNNVNGQGGVQSTAEGDGYNTTNGISVVTTTNEGAEKIMNDPNVERVEEDKPMCVDILKPDNETETDNGRSRRSFEPDEICWNIDRLDERSLPLDGDYCPPVQGNGVDVYILDSGIRYSHQVFGGRASFGGYDEFGGRGDDDHGHGTHCAGLAAGRLTGVAWGARVYSIKVLNSQLAGFFSYVINGINHVISRARSTGRRSVISMSLIGPITPAVNDAIREAVANNIVVVTAAGNFRQDSCGFSPSNSPDVINVGAIQEAEDPDSRTPGHQLYWFNSRSNSPGSNYGRCVDILAPGQWIRSASHTSDRDRVSMSGTSMACPTVAGAVALLLQRFPNYTPAQIKQQLQDEATQGAINMRTYRGGFLPTIIQAETTNRLVYTGKARQCATENDPSPTTRPPGTTAPPTTPPPTTPAPIPGCYFDGIFYEHNRRISQNCSSSCVCKRGTWKCQPRDCYTDYCQAYSYGHYRTFDGSQYTYLGSCDYVLAKPCDNDDFTITVTQRALDSNSVLIDRVTVTVPSQNLVIVLRGGDNQVTINGRNFAAVDGSTMSIGEVKVEWIGSYPHVTFEDRDLDIFWDDAGSVQVSASSSLRRQLCGLCGFYNGDDSDDYRMRDGTTGSGVRRFARSWLAEDSSGGCRDRRLNNTCSERNINRAQRECAMLNNAPFDSCHSAVDPKVYIENCESDYCTCVRTRNRDTCSCNVMANYARACAKAGVDVSTWRDVTGCSDDCVGGRVYKECGTLCQSTCDNYQSPPSCSTDCTPTCVCPEGQVLRNGQCIETDQCDAQPKCKGDQLPSSTPFFFERFYLGELEEFIEEGRKRNRVPCHMNTYHDSRDTLFSMIFCSVPDASQYEIEHGLSTRNLNRRANELRKTHRIHNFVCYNDDRDRFRCVAVFEPVTRRQRRTEKTDLMINVPYNEYQQRLLVLQDQDMQVLRRNIYSSGGDLSVNAIFRSPGYAVSLRDGIDISGLVQLIERNKERGFFLADGNARMDGDQVVYSVVFTSQRFGNCDYRVEYNLDALQLFNREQQYAKDGCHISVIIPNTGSLTPQFISVFWCTD from the exons ATGTGGCTGACTAAGTTGACGATTATAACTTGCTTGCTAATAGCTACAGGGTATGCGCAACGTACCCGACCAACCAGAAGGCCAGCAACACAGGCTCCAGAAACCAACTCCGCGGAGAGCGGGTGTCTTGCTGAACTACAGGCCCAGCAAGAACTCATGATACAGTCTAACCTCCCCAGACCATTTTTGGTTGTTGCACGCAAGGGGAGTAGCCGGATGTTCGGAAGAACGTTTaataatgtaaatggacaaggtGGCGTGCAGAGTACTGCAGAGGGAGATGGTTACAACACCACTAACGGAATATCCGTTGTCACCACTACCAATGAAGGAGCAGAAAAG ATCATGAATGACCCAAATGTTGAACGAGTAGAAGAAGACAAGCCAATGTGTGTTGATATACTGAAACCAGACAATGAAACAGAAACAGACAATGGCAGAAGTCGACGATCATTTGAGCCTGATGAAATTTGCTGGAACATTGACCGCCTTGATGAGCGATCTCTACCTCTTGATGGTGATTACTGTCCTCCAGTTCAAG GAAATGGAGTAGATGTGTACATTCTCGACTCTGGTATAAGATACAGTCATCAAGTGTTTGGAGGACGTGCATCATTTGGTGGATATGATGAGTTTGGTGGTCGAGGAGATGATGATCATGGTCATGGTACTCACTGTGCAGGATTGGCTGCTGGAAGGTTAACTGGAGTAGCATGGGGAGCTAGAGTGTACAG TATCAAAGTTCTGAACAGTCAATTGGCAGGATTCTTTTCTTATGTTATTAATGGAATCAATCATGTCATCAGTCGTGCCAGAAGCACTGGAAGAAGATCAGTAATTTCAATGTCTCTTATTGGACCAATCACTCCAGCTGTTAATGATGCCATCAGAGAGGCTGTTGCTAACAACATAGTAGTTGTGACTGCTGCTGGAAACTTTCGTCAGGACTCTTGTGGATTTTCACCATCAAATTCACCAGATGTTATTAATGTGGGAGCAATACAAGAAGCTGAAGATCCAGACTCCAGAACACCTG GACACCAATTGTATTGGTTCAATTCACGATCTAATTCTCCTGGCAGTAACTATGGACGTTGTGTAGATATACTTGCTCCAGGACAGTGGATAAGAAGTGCCTCTCACAC GAGTGATAGGGATCGTGTGTCAATGAGTGGTACTTCCATGGCTTGTCCCACTGTTGCTGGAGCTGTTGCTCTCTTACTACAGAGATTTCCAAATTACACTCCTGCACAGATCAAACAGCAATTACAagatgaggctacacaaggagCTATCAACATGAGAACTTATCGAGGGGGTTTTCTACCAACAATAATACAAGCAGAAACTACTAACAGACTTGTCTATACTGGAAAAGCCAGACAATGTG CTACAGAAAATGATCCATCTCCTACTACCAGACCACCAGGCACTACTGCACCTCCAACAACAccacctccaacaacacctgcaCCTATACCAG GTTGCTATTTTGATGGTATTTTCTATGAACACAACAGAAGAATATCTCAGAACTGTTCATCAAGCTGCGTATGCAAACGGGGCACATGGAAATGTCAACCAAGAGATTGTTACACTGATTACTGCCAAGCTTATTCCTATGGTCACTATAGAACTTTTGATGGTAGTCAGTACACTTATCTTGGAAGCTGTGACTATGTACTGGCAAAACCATGTGACAATGATGACTTCACTATAACTGTCACCCAAAGAGCTCTTGACTCAAACAGTGTATTGATTGACAGGGTCACTGTAACAGTTCCAAGTCAAAACCTTGTCATAGTGTTGAGGGGAGGTGACAATCAGGTAACAATTAATGGCAGGAACTTTGCAGCAGTTGATGGTAGTACAATGTCTATTGGAGAAGTTAAAGTAGAATGGATTGGTAGCTATCCACATGTTACCTTTGAAGACAGAGACTTAGACATCTTTTGGGATGATGCTGGTAGTGTCCAAGTTTCAGCTAGTAGCAGTTTAAGGAGACAGTTGTGTGGCTTGTGTGGTTTTTACAATGGAGATGATTCTGATGATTATCGTATGAGAGATGGAACCACAGGCTCTGGTGTTAGGAGGTTTGCTAGATCTTGGCTGGCTGAAGACAGTTCAGGAGGTTGCAGGGATAGAAGGCTGAACAACACTTGCAGTGAAAGAAATATTAATAGAGCACAAAGAGAATGTGCCATGTTGAACAATGCTCCCTTCGATTCTTGTCATTCTGCTGTTGATCCTAAAGTCTACATTGAAAACTGTGAATCtgattattgtacatgtgttaggACACGTAACAGAGACACTTGTTCTTGTAATGTGATGGCTAACTATGCCAGAGCATGTGCCAAAGCTGGAGTTGATGTGAGCACTTGGAGAGATGTAACTGGATGCT CTGATGACTGTGTTGGAGGTCGGGTGTACAAGGAGTGTGGCACTCTCTGCCAATCAACTTGTGACAACTACCAGTCACCACCATCTTGCTCAACTGATTGTACACCAACTTGCGTCTGTCCTGAAGgacaagtattgagaaatggtCAATGTATTGAGACAGATCAGTGTGATG CACAACCTAAATGTAAAGGAGATCAATTGCCATCCAGCACTCCATTTTTTTTTGAACGTTTCTACCTTGGAGAACTTGAAGAGTTCATAGAAGAAGGCAGAAAAAGAAACAGAGTTCCTTGCCACATGAACACCTACCATGATAGTCGAGACACTTTGTTCTCAATGATCTTCTGCAGTGTCCCAGATGCTTCACAATATGAAATTGAACATGGGCTTAGTACAAGAAACCTAAACAGAAGAGCCAATGAGTTAAGGAAGACACACAGAATACACAACTTTGTTTGCTATAATGATGACAGAGATAGATTCCGTTGTGTGGCTGTGTTTGAGCCTGTTACAAGACGACAACGGAGAACAGAAAAGACTGACCTTATGATCAATGTGCCTTATAATGAATATCAACAAAGATTACTCGTTCTGCAGGACCAGGACATGCAGGTCCTTCGTCGTAACATTTATTCTTCTGGTGGAGATCTCTCTGTCAATGCCATCTTCAGGAGTCCAGGCTATGCTGTCTCCCTTCGTGATGGCATTGATATAAGTGGCTTAGTTCAGTTGATAGAAAGAAACAAGGAACGCGGGTTCTTCCTTGCTGATGGAAATGCTCGTATGGATGGAGACCAAGTCGTTTACTCAGTTGTGTTTACCTCTCAGAGATTTGGTAACTGTGATTACAGAGTGGAATACAATCTCGATGCCTTGCAGTTGTTTAACAGAGAGCAGCAATATGCCAAAGATGGTTGCCACATCTCTGTCATCATCCCTAACACAGGAAGTCTCACTCCTCAATTTATTTCTGTCTTCTGGTGTACTGACTAA